One window from the genome of Nicotiana tomentosiformis chromosome 5, ASM39032v3, whole genome shotgun sequence encodes:
- the LOC104106366 gene encoding protein FAR1-RELATED SEQUENCE 7-like isoform X1 → MEISSCESQGGFNVPIKLGMEFDSDEHAYECYNEYAAAIGFSVRKEYANKNKVQGYVTSRKFTCHKEGYRSKDKRDQTVQKHRKETRTGCLAYIVISRQSNGKFRITSFDEKHNHPLPSSLSHMLPSQRKINVAQAHEVTARYGHLCQNRFMEITSSESQGGCNVPIKLGMEFDSDEHAYEWYNEYAAAMGFSVRKEYANKNKVQGYVTSRKFTCHKEGYRSKDKRDRTVQKHRKETRTGCLAHIIISRQSNGKFRITSFEEKHNHPLDPSSLSHVLPTQRKIKVAQST, encoded by the exons ATGGAGATCTCATCTTGTGAGTCTCAAGGTGGATTCAATGTGCCAATAAAACTTGGAATGGAATTTGATTCAGATGAGCATGCATATGAATGTTATAATGAATACGCGGCTGCAATTGGTTTTAGTGTCAGGAAAGAGTATGCTAACAAGAACAAAGTCCAAGGATATGTGACTTCAAGAAAATTTACATGTCATAAAGAAGGTTATAGAAGCAAAGACAAACGAGATCAGACAGTTCAAAAGCATAGAAAGGAAACCAGGACAGGATGCTTAGCTTATATTGTTATTAGTCGTCAGTCAAATGGAAAGTTTCGCATCACTTCATTTGATGAGAAACATAACCatcctcttccttcttctttaTCTCATATGTTACCGTCACAAAGAAAGATAAATGTTGCTCAAGCACATGAAGTTACTGCGAGGTATGGACATTTATGCCAAAACAG ATTTATGGAGATCACCTCTAGTGAGTCTCAAGGTGGATGTAATGTACCAATAAAACTTGGAATGGAATTTGATTCAGATGAGCATGCATATGAATGGTATAATGAATACGCAGCTGCAATGGGTTTTAGTGTTAGGAAAGAATATGCTAACAAAAACAAAGTCCAAGGGTATGTGACTTCAAGAAAATTTACATGTCACAAAGAAGGTTATAGAAGCAAAGACAAACGAGATCGGACAGTTCAAAAGCATAGAAAGGAAACCAGGACAGGGTGCTTAGCTCATATTATTATTAGTCGTCAATCAAATGGAAAGTTTCGCATCACTTCATTTGAAGAGAAACATAACCATCCTCTTGATCCTTCTTCTTTATCTCATGTGTTACCGACACAAAGAAAGATAAAAGTTGCTCAAAGCACATAA
- the LOC104106366 gene encoding protein FAR1-RELATED SEQUENCE 7-like isoform X2 codes for MEISSCESQGGFNVPIKLGMEFDSDEHAYECYNEYAAAIGFSVRKEYANKNKVQGYVTSRKFTCHKEGYRSKDKRDQTVQKHRKETRTGCLAYIVISRQSNGKFRITSFDEKHNHPLPSSLSHMLPSQRKINVAQAHEVTARFMEITSSESQGGCNVPIKLGMEFDSDEHAYEWYNEYAAAMGFSVRKEYANKNKVQGYVTSRKFTCHKEGYRSKDKRDRTVQKHRKETRTGCLAHIIISRQSNGKFRITSFEEKHNHPLDPSSLSHVLPTQRKIKVAQST; via the exons ATGGAGATCTCATCTTGTGAGTCTCAAGGTGGATTCAATGTGCCAATAAAACTTGGAATGGAATTTGATTCAGATGAGCATGCATATGAATGTTATAATGAATACGCGGCTGCAATTGGTTTTAGTGTCAGGAAAGAGTATGCTAACAAGAACAAAGTCCAAGGATATGTGACTTCAAGAAAATTTACATGTCATAAAGAAGGTTATAGAAGCAAAGACAAACGAGATCAGACAGTTCAAAAGCATAGAAAGGAAACCAGGACAGGATGCTTAGCTTATATTGTTATTAGTCGTCAGTCAAATGGAAAGTTTCGCATCACTTCATTTGATGAGAAACATAACCatcctcttccttcttctttaTCTCATATGTTACCGTCACAAAGAAAGATAAATGTTGCTCAAGCACATGAAGTTACTGCGAG ATTTATGGAGATCACCTCTAGTGAGTCTCAAGGTGGATGTAATGTACCAATAAAACTTGGAATGGAATTTGATTCAGATGAGCATGCATATGAATGGTATAATGAATACGCAGCTGCAATGGGTTTTAGTGTTAGGAAAGAATATGCTAACAAAAACAAAGTCCAAGGGTATGTGACTTCAAGAAAATTTACATGTCACAAAGAAGGTTATAGAAGCAAAGACAAACGAGATCGGACAGTTCAAAAGCATAGAAAGGAAACCAGGACAGGGTGCTTAGCTCATATTATTATTAGTCGTCAATCAAATGGAAAGTTTCGCATCACTTCATTTGAAGAGAAACATAACCATCCTCTTGATCCTTCTTCTTTATCTCATGTGTTACCGACACAAAGAAAGATAAAAGTTGCTCAAAGCACATAA